The following nucleotide sequence is from Candidatus Oleimmundimicrobium sp..
GATGGCCGAGTAATTATTTTTGGTAGCATAATTCATCGTTTCGCCAAGCAGATTCATTGGTTTTGCGCAGACTGCTATTTTTGGCTTCATAACCACCTCAAAAAACAAGCTACTTAAAAACAGCTCATATGCTAATATAAATAATAAAAATATGTCAAATAAAATTTATTTATAATAATTTACCTTTCTCCAAGGTAATTAAATAACCTCGACCTCACCACTCTTTTTACCCACAATTTTGCCAATAACCGAGTCAAACTCCCAAAGTTCTTTAGGTTTGTGTTCTTTCAAAATAAAAATTGTTTAGATTCTCTTACAAAGAAGAATTTTTTATTTTCTTCCTACAAATTCATAAAACAAGAGCAAAAATTAAAACTTCATCTCAAAATATACATCAAAATATTGACAATGACGTATATTTTGACGTATATTTTGATGTAACAAAGGAGGTTGGCTTCATGAGTAAAATCATCGGAGTTACAGAAGCTCGCTCAAAACTAAAGGAGATTCTTGATGACATTTCGAGAAAAAGAGAGCCCTATATATTGACAAGGGGAAGCAAACCCGAGGCAGTTATAATTCCATATGAGGAGTATCTGGTGATTGAAGAGCAGATAGCAAAGCTCTGGGATGAGCGTTTTGAGATAGCTCTTAAAAAGTCACGAGCATTTTTTAACGAGTGGTTACGCAAGAAAGGTTACGACCCAGAAAAATTAACAGAGGAAGAAGTAGAAAGGATAATTAGAAGTGCCTGAGAGATCACAGGTTGTTCTTGATACCAACGTCCTCATCTCTGGCGTTCTCTTCGGTGGAACATCGGGTGAAATCATCAAATTGTGGCGAGAAAGAGCTTTTGAACTTGCCATCTCCCCCGAAACTTTGGCTGAATTAATCGAAAAATTAAAGTTTAAATTTGGATTGCCGAGCGAACTTGTCAATGAGTGGCAAAATCTACTAAGCGAGCGCGGTATTCATGTAATCCCCAACTACAACACCAAAATCTGTCGCGACCCCGATGACGATAAATTCATTGACGTGGCTTTAGCGGCTAGAGCGGGCTACTTGGTCATAGGAGATAAAGACTTGCTCGTGCTTAAAAGCTATCGCGAGGTAAAATTTTTAAAGCCAAAAGAATTTCTGGCATTGATGAGAAAATAGACCATCACAAAAAACCCTTGATTTTTCGCTCTTAATTAGTATTTAAACAACCTCAACCGTTCCCGCTTCTCCATCCATTATTTCACCAATAACTGTTCGAGTAGAGACATTTTGTTTCTTCAGCTCATTTACTAAATCGTCACAACGGTCAGCGGAAACAGAGATCAGCAGCCCTCCAGATGTTTGAGGGTCAAACAAAATATCTTGGTCAATTTCATTTACTTTTGAGCTAAATTGAACACGGTTGCCAACATATTTTCGATTAGAGCAAGCGCCCGCTGGCACCAATCCCATCTCCGCAAACTCGAATACTCTCTCAAATTTAGGAACTGCATCAGCCCAAATAACTGCCGAGACACCGCTCGCCAAAAGCATTTCCATAAGATGACCCAAAAAACCAAACCCGGTTATATCGGTACAGGAATTGACCCCAACTTCTCTCATCACCAACGAGGCATCCTTGTTTAAGGTCCGAATCGAATTTATCGCCTCCATAATGTCTTCTTCTTCAACAAGCTCCCCTTTTAGTGCAGTGGCAAGTATGCCCGTCCCAACAGGCTTAGTGAGAACCAATTTATCCCCTATTTTTGCATTGGAGTTCGATATAAATTTATTTGGATGGACCAGCCCCGTAACTGAGAAACCGTATTTTGGCTCCTTGTCCTCAACAGTGTGCCCACCAGCTATAATGGCACCCGATTCTTCAATCTTATCGCGGCCTCCAAGAAGTATCTTTTTAAGCACATCCAAACCAATTTCCGGATTAAACATAACCAGATTTAAAGCAATTAAAGGCTCCCCACCCATCGCGTATATATCACTTAGAGAATTTGCGGCAGCAATTTGGCCAAAAAGATAGGCATCATTGACTATTGGAGTGAAAAAATCTACCGTCTGAACGATTGCAAGCTCATTTGTTAGTTGATAGACAGCAGCATCCTCGGCATCATCAATTCCTCTTAAAAGATTTTTATCTTTTTTAAAAGGAACGTCTTTAAGTATTGAAGCTAAGTCACACGGACTCAATTTTGCGGCTCAACCACTCTTTGTAGAATATTGTGTAAGTTTTACTTTTTCGGTCACTTTAATGCTCCTTAAAAAAAATTACTTATTAAGAATATAATATTTTCTTTTAAAATACCACTTACAGAGAAAATCAATAAACATTTAAATTAATTCATTTTGGTGATAAAATTTACTTATTATGAATCTTAATTATTTTGAAACATTTATCATAGTAATTGAAAAAGGGAGCTTTTCCAAAACCGCAAAGGCAATGGATGTATCTCAACCAGCTATCAGTTTTCAAATTCAAGCAATGGAAAAAGAATACGGGCAGACTCTTCTCGACAGATCGGGAAATAAAACCAGACCTACAGAAGCCGGGAAAATCTTTTACCGCTTCGCGAAAGAAATGGTAAGAAACAATGAGCTCTTAAAAGAATCCTTGGATGAGTTCAAAAACGTGGTCCGTGGAAAACTTGTGTTGGGGGCAAGCACAACCCCGGGAGAATATATAGTCCCTAAGATATTGGGCCAATTTAAAAAGAAGTTCCCGGATGTCGAACCAGAGCTTTACATTGCAGATACAGATGATATTGTAGAAAAACTAATTAATCACGAGATAGATATAGCTTTCGTGGGCAGAAAAATCCTAAAAGATGATATTGAGCACAAAAAATTTACTTCCGACGAATTAATATTAATTGTTCACCCCTCTCATCAATTAGCTAAAAAGAACGCTGTCACTCTTGAAGAAGTTATATCTTACCCGTTAATCCTTCGCGAAGAAGGCTCCGCTACCCGAAAAACATTTGAAAATTTGCTTAAAAACCAGGACATCCTCGAAAAAAACCTTAACGTTACAATGGAATTAGGAAGTATCCAGGCAATATTATCTGCCGTAGAAGCCGACCTTGGAATTTCAATCATCTCAAAGTATGCAGCGGAAAAAGAGTTAGCTCTGGGATTAATAAAAACCGTTCCCTTTAAAAAAATACATCTTACAAGGGATATCCACCTAATTTATAATAAGAATAGATCAATGACTAAAGCTCAAAAAGAATTCATCGATTTCGCGTTAATTAAGCAACGCTAAAAATGAACTTACAAATATTTATTATTCCGGCCAAGGAAAGATACCTTCAAAACCCACGTGATTTTCTCTTAAAATTTCTTCGACTTTTTCTGAATCATTAGCGGGAAACCTTATAGAAATTCCACAATTTGAGCTGATAGAACGAGGTACCGGTACAACAAAAATTTTAATTTCCTCTTTTAAAATCCTTTCTGCTTTTAGAGCGTGATGAGTAGAATAAAAGGTGACAACGGCATAATTGGACAACTATGTTCTCCTTTTTTCGCTAATTTCATTAACCGCATTTAAAAAATATTTAACTTCATCGCTTTTATTTAAGTAACTTAAACTTACACGAACAGTCCCTTTTGGATAGGTACCCATTGTCTGATGAGCCCAAGGGGCACAATGAAGCCCTACTCTTATCATAATATCGTACTTTTCATCAAGAATTTGTCCAACTTCTGAAGACAAAAGTCCGCTCACGTTAAAAGAGACAACCGGCAATCTACAATCCAACGTCATATCTCCAATTAGATTTACTCCATCAATTGCAGAAAGTCCGTCTACTAACTGCTTTATAAGCGCTTCCTCGTGTGAACGAATCTTTAATATTCCCTCAGCAAGCACAAATTTTACTCCCGCGGTCAAAGCAGTTAAGCCGGGTGTGTTGGGCGTCCCGCTTTCAAGACAATCGGGCATAAAATCGGGTTGGATATCTTCCTCAGATTTACTTCCTGTGCCTCCTCTAATCAAAGGACGCACATTTACTCCTTCTCGAACGTATAGTCCCCCGGTTCCCTGTATGCCAAAGAGAGATTTGTGCCCGGTAAAAGCCAAGAGGTCGATATTCATTGCCTCAACGTCAATGGGATAAACTCCGGCTGTTTGAGCAGAATCTACAAGAAATAACACGTTATCTTCCCGGGTAATTTTACCTATCTCGGCTACCGGCAAAATTGCCCCAGTTACATTTGAGCCATGAAGAATAGCTATAAGTTTTGTATTTGGTTTTATCGCTTTTTTAAAATCGCACGGATCAATTTGACAAGTTTTTGAGTCAACAGATATGCGGGTAAGTTCCACGCCTTGACTTTCAAGATGCCTAAGAGGCCTTGCAATGGAATTGTGCTCAATGGAACTCGTTATAACATGGTCCCCGGGATTTAAAAGACCAAAGAGAGCCATATTTAGAGCATAAGTAGCATTGTAAGTAAAAATTATTTGCAAAGGGTCTTCGATATTAAAAAGCTCCGCTACCGAAGCCCTGGCGTCATACAAAATTCGACCGGCTTCAACAGAAAGCCGATGGCCGGAGCGTCCCGGATTTGCTCCAACTTTGTTGGTGAAATACTTGCACGCTTCAAGAGTAGCCGGTGGTTTAGGATATGAAGTTGCAGCATTATCAAAATAAATTAGCCCGGGTTTTTTCATTATACTGTAATCACCTTATCCGCTTCGGTAAAAACATCGATTATATCATACATGTTTGAGATGATTCCCACTGCTATCTTTTCTTTAAGGCCGAAATAATCGAGACATGTTCCGCAAGCAAGAATTTGTACGCCCTTGTCAAGCAGGCAACAGAGGGCATCTAAAACCGGAGAACCTTCTACAACCAGCTCAACTCCACCATT
It contains:
- a CDS encoding type II toxin-antitoxin system Phd/YefM family antitoxin; this translates as MSKIIGVTEARSKLKEILDDISRKREPYILTRGSKPEAVIIPYEEYLVIEEQIAKLWDERFEIALKKSRAFFNEWLRKKGYDPEKLTEEEVERIIRSA
- a CDS encoding aminotransferase class V-fold PLP-dependent enzyme produces the protein MKKPGLIYFDNAATSYPKPPATLEACKYFTNKVGANPGRSGHRLSVEAGRILYDARASVAELFNIEDPLQIIFTYNATYALNMALFGLLNPGDHVITSSIEHNSIARPLRHLESQGVELTRISVDSKTCQIDPCDFKKAIKPNTKLIAILHGSNVTGAILPVAEIGKITREDNVLFLVDSAQTAGVYPIDVEAMNIDLLAFTGHKSLFGIQGTGGLYVREGVNVRPLIRGGTGSKSEEDIQPDFMPDCLESGTPNTPGLTALTAGVKFVLAEGILKIRSHEEALIKQLVDGLSAIDGVNLIGDMTLDCRLPVVSFNVSGLLSSEVGQILDEKYDIMIRVGLHCAPWAHQTMGTYPKGTVRVSLSYLNKSDEVKYFLNAVNEISEKRRT
- the selD gene encoding selenide, water dikinase SelD, encoding MTEKVKLTQYSTKSGUAAKLSPCDLASILKDVPFKKDKNLLRGIDDAEDAAVYQLTNELAIVQTVDFFTPIVNDAYLFGQIAAANSLSDIYAMGGEPLIALNLVMFNPEIGLDVLKKILLGGRDKIEESGAIIAGGHTVEDKEPKYGFSVTGLVHPNKFISNSNAKIGDKLVLTKPVGTGILATALKGELVEEEDIMEAINSIRTLNKDASLVMREVGVNSCTDITGFGFLGHLMEMLLASGVSAVIWADAVPKFERVFEFAEMGLVPAGACSNRKYVGNRVQFSSKVNEIDQDILFDPQTSGGLLISVSADRCDDLVNELKKQNVSTRTVIGEIMDGEAGTVEVV
- a CDS encoding selenium metabolism-associated LysR family transcriptional regulator, which translates into the protein MNLNYFETFIIVIEKGSFSKTAKAMDVSQPAISFQIQAMEKEYGQTLLDRSGNKTRPTEAGKIFYRFAKEMVRNNELLKESLDEFKNVVRGKLVLGASTTPGEYIVPKILGQFKKKFPDVEPELYIADTDDIVEKLINHEIDIAFVGRKILKDDIEHKKFTSDELILIVHPSHQLAKKNAVTLEEVISYPLILREEGSATRKTFENLLKNQDILEKNLNVTMELGSIQAILSAVEADLGISIISKYAAEKELALGLIKTVPFKKIHLTRDIHLIYNKNRSMTKAQKEFIDFALIKQR
- a CDS encoding DUF3343 domain-containing protein gives rise to the protein MSNYAVVTFYSTHHALKAERILKEEIKIFVVPVPRSISSNCGISIRFPANDSEKVEEILRENHVGFEGIFPWPE
- a CDS encoding putative toxin-antitoxin system toxin component, PIN family; this encodes MPERSQVVLDTNVLISGVLFGGTSGEIIKLWRERAFELAISPETLAELIEKLKFKFGLPSELVNEWQNLLSERGIHVIPNYNTKICRDPDDDKFIDVALAARAGYLVIGDKDLLVLKSYREVKFLKPKEFLALMRK